In Lysinibacillus sp. FSL M8-0337, the following proteins share a genomic window:
- the truB gene encoding tRNA pseudouridine(55) synthase TruB, giving the protein MNGILPLWKERGMTSHDCVFKLRKILRTKKVGHTGTLDPGVEGVLPICIGQATRIAEYLTDAGKTYEAVISIGRTTTTEDAEGETVAEDTTNKAFTRAKLLDVLASLTGVINQTPPMFSAVKVNGKRLYEYARKGETVERPTRQVTIYALELLDDKEIYEGHEITFPVRISCSKGTYIRTLAVQIGEALGYPAHMQELVRTASGTFTQDNCFTLAQVAELMENEQIHTCILPVEYALSDYPYIEITSSIEKEIFNGQVLPADALLKVHDKIVFGIKGKAFAVYQAHPTKEGLMKPHKMFPTIE; this is encoded by the coding sequence ATGAACGGTATTTTACCGCTTTGGAAAGAACGTGGCATGACGAGTCATGATTGCGTCTTTAAATTACGAAAAATATTGCGAACAAAAAAAGTTGGCCATACGGGCACTTTAGATCCAGGAGTGGAAGGGGTTCTGCCCATCTGTATCGGACAGGCAACACGTATTGCCGAATATTTAACGGATGCAGGGAAGACTTATGAGGCAGTCATTTCCATTGGGCGCACAACGACGACTGAAGATGCAGAAGGGGAAACGGTTGCGGAAGATACTACAAATAAGGCGTTTACGCGTGCGAAGTTGCTGGATGTCTTAGCTTCCTTAACGGGTGTTATTAATCAGACACCACCGATGTTTTCAGCTGTTAAAGTCAATGGGAAACGGTTATATGAATATGCACGTAAAGGCGAAACGGTGGAAAGACCGACAAGACAGGTGACAATTTATGCTTTAGAGTTACTTGATGATAAGGAAATTTACGAAGGGCATGAAATTACATTTCCTGTAAGGATTTCATGTAGCAAAGGCACATATATTCGTACATTAGCTGTACAAATTGGGGAAGCGCTTGGCTATCCTGCACATATGCAAGAGCTTGTGCGAACTGCATCGGGCACATTTACACAAGACAATTGTTTTACACTAGCACAAGTTGCCGAATTAATGGAAAATGAACAAATTCATACATGCATTCTTCCAGTAGAATATGCCTTATCAGACTATCCATATATTGAAATAACATCATCGATTGAAAAAGAAATTTTCAATGGACAAGTGCTTCCAGCAGATGCATTATTAAAGGTGCATGATAAAATTGTGTTTGGAATCAAAGGGAAAGCATTTGCGGTTTATCAAGCCCATCCGACAAAAGAAGGGTTGATGAAGCCACATAAAATGTTCCCAACGATAGAGTAG
- the rpsO gene encoding 30S ribosomal protein S15: MAITKERKNEIIAEYRTHESDTGSPEVQVAVLTAEINALNTHLRTHKKDFHSERGLLKMVGRRRHLLKYLRETDVQRYRELINRLGLRR, encoded by the coding sequence ATGGCTATTACAAAAGAACGTAAAAACGAAATTATCGCTGAGTACCGTACTCACGAAAGTGACACTGGTTCTCCAGAAGTACAAGTTGCAGTTTTAACAGCTGAAATCAACGCTTTAAACACTCACTTACGTACACACAAAAAAGATTTCCACTCTGAGCGTGGTCTTCTTAAAATGGTAGGTCGTCGTCGTCACTTACTTAAATATCTTCGTGAAACTGACGTTCAACGTTACCGTGAACTAATCAATCGTTTAGGCTTACGTCGCTAA
- a CDS encoding YlxQ family RNA-binding protein, whose product MTNQAVFNLLGIAARARKVISGEELVVKEVRNGNAKLVLLANDASKNSSKKIQDKCTYYNVEYHVIGDRYDLGHATGKEARVALAITDKGFASKLSSLLNEK is encoded by the coding sequence ATGACCAATCAAGCAGTGTTTAATTTGCTTGGTATAGCTGCAAGAGCTCGTAAAGTTATTTCAGGAGAAGAGTTAGTAGTAAAGGAAGTCCGCAATGGTAATGCTAAGCTTGTACTGCTTGCAAACGACGCTTCTAAAAACTCTAGTAAAAAAATTCAAGATAAATGCACTTATTACAACGTTGAGTATCATGTAATTGGCGATCGTTATGATCTAGGACATGCTACAGGTAAGGAGGCCCGAGTGGCTTTAGCTATTACCGATAAAGGTTTTGCAAGTAAATTGTCTAGTCTACTCAACGAAAAATAA
- the nusA gene encoding transcription termination factor NusA — protein sequence MSSDLLDALTALEEQKGISRDVLIEAIEAALVTAYKRNFNQAQNVRVDLNLDKGSIRVFSRKDVVEEVEDDRLQIALEDAKAINPAYQLEDIVEQEVTPRNFGRIAAQTAKQVVTQRVREAERGLIYEQYVDREDDIVTGVVERLDARNIYVGLGKVEAALPQNEQIQGETYHPHDRIKVYITKVERTTRGPQVIVSRTHPGLLRRLFEMEVPEIYEGIVEIKSIAREAGDRSKISVHAHNEEVDPVGSCVGAKGARVQTIVNELNGEKIDIVEWSEDPVVFVANALSPSKVLDVQVNEEEKSTTVVVPDYQLSLAIGKRGQNARLAAKLTGWKIDIKSETDARELGIYPSATSTFVPADDSDYEEATVDLYQDDEE from the coding sequence TACAAGCGCAACTTTAACCAAGCTCAAAATGTTCGTGTAGACTTAAACTTAGACAAAGGCTCAATTCGTGTATTTTCACGTAAAGATGTTGTTGAAGAAGTAGAAGATGACCGTTTACAAATTGCTTTAGAAGATGCGAAGGCTATCAACCCTGCTTACCAATTAGAAGATATTGTTGAACAGGAAGTAACGCCTCGTAATTTTGGGCGTATCGCTGCACAAACAGCGAAGCAAGTCGTTACACAACGTGTGCGTGAAGCAGAACGTGGCTTAATTTATGAGCAATACGTAGATCGTGAAGATGACATTGTAACGGGTGTAGTCGAGCGTTTAGATGCACGTAATATTTACGTGGGTCTTGGTAAAGTAGAAGCTGCATTACCACAAAATGAACAAATCCAAGGTGAAACGTATCATCCACATGACCGTATTAAAGTATATATTACAAAGGTTGAACGTACGACACGTGGTCCACAAGTAATCGTTTCACGAACACATCCAGGCTTATTACGTCGATTATTTGAGATGGAAGTACCTGAAATTTATGAAGGCATTGTAGAAATCAAGTCAATTGCTCGTGAAGCGGGAGACCGTTCTAAAATTTCGGTACATGCACATAACGAAGAAGTTGATCCTGTAGGCTCATGTGTAGGTGCGAAAGGTGCACGTGTTCAAACAATCGTCAATGAATTAAATGGTGAAAAAATTGATATCGTTGAATGGTCAGAAGACCCTGTTGTATTTGTAGCAAATGCATTAAGCCCTTCAAAAGTTTTAGATGTGCAAGTAAATGAAGAAGAAAAATCAACAACTGTTGTAGTACCGGATTACCAATTATCTCTTGCAATTGGTAAGCGTGGTCAAAATGCTCGTCTAGCTGCAAAATTGACTGGTTGGAAAATCGATATTAAAAGTGAGACAGATGCACGTGAGTTAGGGATTTATCCATCTGCAACAAGCACTTTCGTACCTGCTGATGATAGTGACTACGAAGAAGCTACAGTTGACTTATATCAAGACGACGAAGAATAA
- the pnp gene encoding polyribonucleotide nucleotidyltransferase, with the protein MNEKKVYSYEWAGRPLVIEVGQLAKQANGAALVRYGDTSVLATATMSKSPKPLDFFPLTVNYEERLYAAGKIPGGFIKREGRPSEKAILASRLIDRPIRPMFPDGFRNEVQVISMVMSNDPDCTSEMAAMVGSSLALAISDIPFDGPIAGVQVGYIDGEFIVNPTVEQANMSTIHLSVAGNKDAINMVEAGALEVPEEVMLEAIMFGHEEIKKIIAFQEQIVAEVGKEKLPVTLFEIDEAIQADIKAACETDMHDAIQTAEKHARDEAITAVKDRIIASYEEQEADETTMKQVHTILDKMVKDEVRRQITEDKIRPDGRKLDEIRPLSSETGLLQRTHGSALFTRGQTQALSICTLGALGDVQIIDGLGVEESKRFMHHYNFPQFSVGETGPIRGPGRREIGHGALGERALEAVIPDESVFPYTIRCVSEVLESNGSTSQASICASTLAMMDAGVPLKAPVAGIAMGLIKKGEHYSILTDIQGMEDHLGDMDFKVAGTAKGVTALQMDIKIDGLSRNILEEALTQAKIGRMHILESMLATLAQPREKLSAYAPKIVIVRINPDKIRDVIGPGGKQINKIIEETGVKIDTEQDGTIYISSADEEMNARAKQIIEDIVREAKVGEYYLSTVKRIEKFGAFCEIFPGKDGLLHISEIQEERTKQVEDVLKLGDQLLVKVIEIDKQGRVNLSRKVVIQEEKERAEQGK; encoded by the coding sequence ATGAACGAAAAGAAAGTCTATTCCTACGAATGGGCTGGCCGTCCACTAGTAATTGAAGTAGGACAGTTAGCAAAACAAGCAAATGGAGCAGCATTAGTACGCTACGGTGATACTTCTGTACTTGCAACAGCAACAATGTCAAAATCACCAAAACCACTTGATTTCTTCCCATTAACAGTAAACTACGAAGAACGTTTATATGCAGCAGGTAAAATTCCTGGCGGCTTTATTAAACGTGAAGGACGCCCATCTGAAAAAGCAATTCTAGCAAGCCGTTTAATTGACCGTCCAATTCGTCCGATGTTCCCAGACGGTTTCCGTAATGAAGTACAAGTTATTTCAATGGTTATGTCTAATGACCCTGATTGCACATCTGAAATGGCCGCAATGGTAGGTTCATCATTAGCATTAGCAATATCTGATATTCCTTTCGATGGACCAATTGCCGGTGTACAAGTTGGTTATATTGACGGTGAATTCATCGTGAATCCAACTGTCGAGCAAGCGAACATGTCAACAATCCATTTATCTGTAGCGGGTAACAAGGATGCTATTAACATGGTTGAAGCAGGCGCTTTAGAAGTGCCTGAAGAAGTAATGTTAGAAGCAATTATGTTCGGTCATGAAGAAATTAAAAAAATAATTGCTTTCCAAGAACAAATTGTTGCTGAAGTAGGGAAAGAAAAATTACCTGTCACATTATTTGAAATTGATGAAGCAATTCAAGCAGATATTAAAGCAGCTTGTGAAACTGACATGCATGACGCTATTCAAACAGCTGAAAAGCATGCCCGTGATGAAGCAATCACTGCGGTAAAAGATCGTATTATTGCTTCTTATGAAGAGCAAGAAGCCGATGAAACAACAATGAAACAAGTTCATACTATTTTAGATAAAATGGTAAAAGACGAAGTACGTCGTCAAATTACAGAAGATAAAATCCGTCCAGATGGTCGTAAGTTGGATGAAATTCGTCCACTTTCTTCTGAAACAGGGCTATTACAACGTACGCACGGTTCAGCATTATTTACACGTGGACAAACTCAAGCCTTATCAATTTGTACATTAGGTGCACTTGGTGATGTTCAAATTATTGACGGCTTAGGTGTTGAGGAATCGAAACGCTTTATGCATCACTACAATTTCCCACAATTCTCTGTCGGGGAAACTGGCCCAATTCGTGGACCAGGTCGTCGTGAAATCGGTCACGGTGCTCTAGGTGAGCGTGCACTAGAAGCGGTCATTCCTGATGAATCAGTATTCCCATACACAATCCGTTGTGTATCAGAAGTACTTGAATCGAATGGTTCAACATCACAAGCTTCAATTTGTGCATCTACATTAGCTATGATGGATGCTGGTGTTCCGTTAAAAGCACCTGTTGCAGGTATCGCGATGGGGCTGATTAAAAAAGGCGAGCATTATTCCATTTTAACAGATATCCAAGGTATGGAAGACCATTTAGGCGATATGGACTTTAAAGTAGCAGGTACTGCTAAAGGCGTAACAGCACTTCAAATGGATATTAAAATTGACGGTCTATCACGTAATATTTTAGAAGAAGCATTGACTCAAGCTAAAATTGGCCGTATGCATATTTTAGAATCAATGCTTGCAACATTGGCTCAACCACGTGAAAAATTATCTGCTTATGCACCAAAAATCGTGATTGTACGTATTAATCCAGATAAAATCCGCGATGTTATTGGACCAGGCGGTAAGCAAATCAATAAAATTATTGAAGAAACTGGCGTAAAAATTGATACAGAACAAGATGGTACAATTTACATCTCTTCAGCAGACGAAGAAATGAACGCTCGTGCAAAACAAATTATCGAAGACATCGTACGTGAAGCAAAAGTGGGCGAATACTACTTATCCACTGTAAAACGTATCGAAAAATTCGGTGCATTCTGTGAAATCTTCCCAGGTAAAGATGGCTTATTACACATCTCTGAAATTCAAGAAGAACGTACAAAGCAAGTGGAAGATGTGTTAAAACTAGGCGATCAATTACTTGTAAAAGTAATTGAAATCGACAAACAAGGTCGTGTGAATTTATCTCGTAAAGTGGTTATTCAAGAAGAAAAAGAACGCGCAGAACAAGGTAAATAA
- the infB gene encoding translation initiation factor IF-2, producing MTKIRVHEYAKQVNKSSKEVIEALSKLNVSVTNHMSMLEKDTVAKLNQSFKAPTEKREAKQATQNVTQRSQANGQQKPQQSVKKQDGQKQQSATSTPKANHYNTQQKSNSSNEKSKNTKGNQNRNMTQNNNNNNNNNNRRGGGYNQRPKPGIHGGKRRHPKTHQPTLPIKQKELPEKITFVESLSVAELAKKLYREPSEIIKKLFMLGVMATINQELDKDAIELICADYGVEVEEEIRVDITDLETHFEQTEEINEAELSERPPVVTIMGHVDHGKTTLLDSIRHTKVTAGEAGGITQHIGAYQVTEGDKKITFLDTPGHAAFTTMRARGAKVTDLTILVVAADDGVMPQTVEAINHAKAAEVPIIVAVNKMDKPSANPDRVMQELTEHGLVPEAWGGDTIFVPISALKGEGIDTLLEMVLLVAEVGELKANPDRLALGTVIEAQLDKGRGSVATLLVQDGTLKVGDPIVVGHAYGRVRAMVNDKGRRVKEAGPSTPVEITGLNDVPQAGDRFVVFEDEKTARQVGETRAMTAIQAQRSEKQRVTLDNLFEQMSQGEMKELNLIVKADVQGTVEAMAASLMKIDVEGVNVKIIHTGAGAITESDISLAAASNAIVIGFNVRPDTNAKRAAEEEGVDIRLHRVIYKVIEEIEQAMKGMLDPEFEEKIIGQAEVRQTIKVSKVGTIAGSYVTEGKVTRDSGVRVIRDNVVIFEGELDTLKRFKDEVKEVARGYECGITITNFNDIKEGDIIEAYIMEEVKRA from the coding sequence ATGACCAAAATCAGAGTTCATGAATATGCCAAACAAGTGAATAAATCGAGTAAAGAGGTTATTGAAGCGCTAAGTAAATTAAATGTGAGTGTAACGAACCATATGTCTATGTTGGAAAAAGATACTGTGGCAAAGTTAAATCAATCATTTAAAGCACCGACAGAGAAAAGAGAGGCAAAGCAAGCTACTCAAAATGTAACACAACGTTCACAAGCGAATGGACAACAAAAACCACAGCAATCGGTGAAAAAGCAAGATGGACAAAAGCAGCAATCTGCTACATCGACGCCGAAAGCAAATCATTATAATACGCAACAAAAATCAAATTCGTCTAACGAAAAATCTAAGAATACTAAAGGTAATCAAAATAGAAATATGACACAAAATAATAATAATAACAATAATAATAATAATCGCAGAGGCGGCGGATACAACCAACGTCCAAAACCAGGAATCCACGGTGGTAAACGCCGTCATCCAAAAACGCATCAACCAACATTACCAATCAAACAAAAAGAATTACCAGAAAAAATTACTTTTGTTGAATCGCTTTCAGTAGCTGAATTAGCAAAAAAATTATACCGTGAACCATCTGAAATCATTAAAAAATTATTTATGCTTGGCGTAATGGCGACAATTAACCAAGAATTAGATAAGGATGCAATTGAGTTAATTTGCGCAGACTACGGTGTAGAAGTTGAAGAAGAAATTCGTGTAGATATTACGGATTTAGAAACTCACTTCGAGCAAACAGAAGAAATCAATGAAGCTGAATTATCAGAACGTCCACCTGTAGTAACAATTATGGGTCACGTTGACCACGGTAAAACGACTTTACTTGACTCAATTCGTCATACAAAAGTAACAGCTGGAGAAGCTGGTGGTATTACACAGCATATCGGTGCTTACCAAGTAACTGAAGGCGACAAAAAGATTACGTTCCTTGATACACCAGGGCACGCTGCATTTACAACAATGCGTGCGCGCGGTGCAAAAGTAACGGACTTAACAATTCTAGTAGTGGCGGCTGACGACGGTGTGATGCCTCAAACAGTTGAAGCCATTAACCATGCAAAAGCTGCAGAAGTGCCAATTATTGTTGCTGTCAACAAAATGGATAAACCTTCAGCAAACCCGGATCGTGTAATGCAAGAATTAACCGAACATGGTTTAGTACCTGAAGCTTGGGGTGGCGATACAATTTTCGTGCCAATTTCAGCATTAAAAGGTGAAGGTATTGATACATTGCTAGAAATGGTATTACTTGTTGCCGAAGTTGGAGAGCTAAAAGCAAATCCAGATCGTCTAGCACTTGGTACTGTAATTGAAGCACAGCTTGATAAAGGCCGTGGTTCTGTTGCAACACTATTAGTACAAGACGGTACATTAAAAGTCGGTGATCCAATCGTAGTTGGTCACGCTTATGGCCGTGTTCGTGCGATGGTTAACGATAAAGGGCGCCGTGTAAAAGAAGCTGGCCCATCAACACCAGTAGAAATTACAGGTTTAAACGATGTACCGCAAGCTGGGGACCGCTTCGTTGTCTTCGAAGACGAAAAAACAGCTCGTCAAGTTGGGGAAACTCGTGCAATGACAGCTATTCAAGCACAACGTTCTGAAAAACAACGTGTCACGCTTGATAACTTATTTGAACAAATGAGTCAAGGCGAAATGAAAGAGTTAAACTTAATCGTTAAAGCTGACGTTCAAGGTACTGTAGAAGCAATGGCTGCTTCATTAATGAAAATTGATGTAGAAGGCGTAAATGTGAAAATTATTCATACTGGCGCTGGCGCAATTACAGAATCAGATATTTCTCTTGCCGCAGCATCGAATGCAATTGTAATTGGTTTCAACGTACGACCAGATACAAATGCAAAACGTGCAGCAGAGGAAGAAGGCGTAGATATTCGTCTACACCGTGTTATTTATAAAGTAATTGAAGAAATCGAACAAGCGATGAAAGGTATGCTAGACCCAGAATTTGAAGAAAAAATCATCGGTCAAGCAGAAGTTCGTCAAACAATTAAAGTATCTAAAGTTGGTACAATTGCAGGTTCTTACGTGACAGAAGGTAAAGTAACACGTGATTCAGGTGTCCGTGTTATCCGTGACAACGTGGTAATCTTCGAAGGCGAATTAGATACATTAAAACGTTTCAAAGATGAAGTAAAAGAAGTGGCAAGAGGATACGAATGTGGTATTACGATTACAAACTTCAATGACATTAAAGAAGGCGACATCATTGAAGCCTACATTATGGAAGAAGTTAAACGTGCATAA
- the rbfA gene encoding 30S ribosome-binding factor RbfA — MSLRSNRVAEQMKKELGDIIGRKIKDPRVGFVTVTGVDVTGDLQQATIYITSLGNEREREETLKALVKAAGFIRSEIGSRIRLRRTPELIFEFDSSIEYGNRIDSLLRGLHKE; from the coding sequence ATGTCTCTACGCTCAAACCGTGTTGCTGAGCAAATGAAAAAAGAGCTTGGTGATATTATTGGCCGTAAAATTAAGGATCCGCGTGTTGGCTTCGTTACTGTTACTGGTGTAGATGTAACAGGTGATTTACAACAAGCGACAATTTATATTACATCATTAGGCAATGAACGTGAACGTGAGGAAACGCTAAAAGCTTTAGTAAAAGCTGCTGGTTTTATCCGTTCTGAAATCGGTTCTCGTATTCGGTTACGTCGAACACCGGAATTAATCTTTGAATTTGACTCATCGATTGAGTATGGTAATCGCATTGATTCATTACTACGTGGTTTACACAAAGAATAA
- the ribF gene encoding riboflavin biosynthesis protein RibF yields the protein MEVIHLKYPHQLQQRESIQPYSLAIGFFDGVHIGHQAVIEAAKQEGDKRQIPTAVMTFDPHPSLVLGGRNEKVFYITLLQQKLQLFEELGVDTVFVVHFTSDFAKLSPAAFIDTFIRGLNIQHVTAGFDFSFGAFGKGTLEDMRALSNGEYGVTVVDKKTDSLEKISSTRIRKLLQEGDMEAARTLLGRPFEIKGIVVHGDKRGRTMGFLTANVQALEGTYIPASGVYAVRLLVQNNWYDGVCNVGYKPTFKDPNDKQLSIEVHILNFEKNIYGEEVHVAWYKRIRSERKFDGIEALKIQIEKDKQEAIQFFHVMK from the coding sequence ATGGAGGTCATTCATTTAAAATACCCACACCAATTACAACAGCGAGAAAGTATACAGCCGTACTCATTGGCAATTGGCTTTTTTGATGGTGTACATATTGGACATCAGGCGGTTATTGAAGCGGCAAAGCAAGAGGGGGACAAGCGACAAATCCCGACTGCCGTTATGACATTTGATCCGCATCCATCATTAGTGCTAGGCGGACGCAATGAAAAAGTATTTTATATTACATTATTACAGCAAAAATTGCAGTTGTTTGAAGAACTAGGTGTGGATACGGTATTTGTTGTACACTTCACATCAGACTTTGCGAAGCTGTCACCGGCTGCTTTTATTGATACCTTTATTCGAGGGTTAAATATTCAACATGTTACAGCAGGATTTGATTTTTCATTTGGAGCATTCGGAAAAGGCACGTTGGAAGATATGCGTGCCTTGAGCAATGGCGAATATGGTGTAACGGTGGTCGATAAGAAAACGGACTCGCTTGAGAAAATTAGCTCAACACGCATTCGTAAATTATTACAAGAGGGCGATATGGAAGCTGCACGTACGCTTCTAGGGCGTCCATTTGAAATAAAGGGTATTGTGGTGCATGGCGATAAACGTGGGCGTACAATGGGCTTTCTTACTGCAAATGTTCAAGCATTAGAGGGTACTTACATTCCAGCAAGTGGTGTGTATGCAGTACGACTGCTTGTACAAAATAATTGGTATGATGGGGTATGTAATGTAGGCTATAAACCAACATTTAAAGATCCAAACGATAAGCAACTGTCGATCGAAGTACATATTTTAAACTTCGAGAAAAACATCTATGGGGAAGAAGTACATGTTGCTTGGTATAAACGTATTCGAAGCGAGCGGAAGTTTGACGGAATTGAAGCACTAAAAATTCAAATAGAGAAAGATAAGCAAGAGGCTATACAATTTTTTCATGTTATGAAATAG
- a CDS encoding DUF503 domain-containing protein: MIVYVEVEFIIQTAHSLKEKRAVLQRMITRTKQKFNVSIAEIDHQNVWQRTKLALVAVSSSKDAAEREINHALHYLQSNPSWEQLNVWRDYL; encoded by the coding sequence ATGATTGTATACGTTGAGGTAGAATTTATTATCCAAACTGCCCATTCGTTAAAGGAAAAACGCGCTGTCTTACAGCGTATGATTACGCGCACAAAACAGAAGTTTAATGTATCCATTGCCGAAATTGACCATCAAAATGTATGGCAACGTACGAAATTAGCGCTTGTTGCTGTTTCTTCCTCGAAGGACGCAGCAGAGCGTGAAATCAATCACGCCCTTCATTATTTGCAGTCAAATCCGTCTTGGGAACAACTTAATGTGTGGCGAGATTATTTATAA
- a CDS encoding YlxR family protein, which yields MAVNKKVPLRKCVATGEMLPKKAMIRVVRSKEGEVSVDVSGKKPGRGAYVSKSEQAVDIARKKNVLGHQLDAKIPEEIYEELLLLIRREAIL from the coding sequence ATGGCGGTAAATAAAAAAGTACCACTTCGAAAATGCGTAGCTACTGGAGAAATGCTACCGAAAAAAGCAATGATTCGTGTTGTTCGCTCGAAAGAGGGCGAGGTTAGCGTAGATGTTTCAGGGAAAAAGCCTGGACGAGGCGCTTATGTTTCAAAGTCTGAACAGGCGGTTGACATCGCGCGTAAGAAAAATGTTTTAGGGCACCAACTTGATGCAAAAATTCCTGAAGAGATATACGAAGAGCTACTATTGCTCATTCGTAGGGAGGCTATTTTATGA